The following proteins come from a genomic window of Streptomyces sp. NBC_01716:
- a CDS encoding polyprenyl synthetase family protein, with amino-acid sequence MPTVPPADPAVDTADVFALLERGRALSTPVLRAAIGRLAPPMDTVAAYHFGWIDADGWPADGDGGKAVRPALALLSAEAAGAAAETGVPGAVAVELVHNFSLLHDDLMDGDEQRRHRDTVWKMHGPAQAILVGDALFALANEILLEIGTAEAGRATRRLTVATRKLIDGQAQDISFEHRERVTVEECLEMEGNKTGALLACAVSIGAVLGGADDRTADLLESYGHHLGLAFQAVDDLLGIWGDPGATGKQTWSDLRQRKKSLPVVAALAAGGPASRRLGELLAADAKSTDFASFSEEEFATRAALIEEAGGREWTSQEARRQHTVAIEALSGIDMPERVRAQLTALADFVVVRKR; translated from the coding sequence GTGCCGACTGTGCCCCCGGCTGATCCGGCTGTCGACACCGCGGACGTCTTCGCGCTGCTTGAGCGCGGCCGTGCCCTTTCCACCCCCGTGCTGCGGGCCGCCATCGGCCGGCTCGCCCCGCCGATGGACACCGTCGCCGCTTACCACTTCGGCTGGATCGACGCCGATGGCTGGCCCGCCGACGGTGACGGCGGCAAGGCCGTACGCCCCGCGCTCGCGCTGCTGTCGGCCGAGGCGGCGGGAGCGGCGGCCGAGACCGGTGTCCCCGGCGCCGTCGCCGTGGAACTGGTGCACAACTTCTCGCTGTTGCACGACGACCTGATGGACGGCGACGAGCAGCGCCGCCACCGCGACACCGTCTGGAAGATGCACGGCCCCGCCCAGGCGATCCTCGTCGGTGACGCGCTGTTCGCGCTCGCCAACGAGATCCTGCTGGAGATCGGCACCGCCGAGGCCGGCCGCGCCACCCGCCGTCTCACCGTCGCCACCCGCAAGCTGATCGACGGCCAGGCGCAGGACATCTCCTTCGAGCACCGTGAGCGGGTGACCGTCGAGGAGTGCCTGGAGATGGAGGGCAACAAGACGGGCGCGCTGCTCGCCTGCGCCGTCTCCATCGGCGCCGTCCTCGGCGGTGCCGACGACCGGACGGCCGACCTCCTGGAGTCGTACGGCCATCACCTCGGCCTCGCCTTCCAGGCCGTCGACGACCTGCTCGGCATCTGGGGCGACCCCGGGGCCACCGGCAAGCAGACGTGGAGCGATCTGCGCCAGCGCAAGAAGTCGCTGCCCGTCGTCGCCGCTCTCGCCGCCGGCGGTCCCGCGTCGCGGCGGCTCGGTGAACTGCTGGCCGCCGACGCCAAGAGCACGGACTTCGCGAGCTTCTCGGAAGAGGAGTTCGCGACCAGGGCAGCACTCATCGAGGAGGCGGGCGGCCGGGAGTGGACCTCCCAGGAGGCCCGCAGGCAGCACACCGTCGCCATCGAGGCCCTGAGCGGTATCGACATGCCCGAACGGGTCCGCGCGCAGCTCACCGCGCTCGCGGACTTCGTCGTCGTGCGAAAGAGATGA
- the hpnE gene encoding hydroxysqualene dehydroxylase HpnE, translating into MTTSGSTASRHAVVVGGGIAGVTAALQLADAGVRVTLVEGRPRLGGLAFSFTRGELTVDNGQHVYLRCCTAYRWFLDRVDGADLAPVQDRLDVPVLDVGRAGRPRVGRLSRNALPVPLHLAGGLATYPHLSLAEKASVGRAALALKALDPADPALDGVDFATWLGRHGQSARAVEALWNLVCVATLNVRAEQASMGLAAMVFKTGLLSERGAADIGWARVPLGELHDTLARKALDAAGVRTELRTRVSAVTRTGDGRWSVDVPGERIEADTVILAVPQSETHALLPDGALDQPSRLLDIGTSPILNVHVVYDRKVLRRPFFAALGTPVQWVFDRTDASGLKEGQYVALSQSAVADEIDLPVAELRARYLPELKRLLPAARSAEVRDFFVTRERTATFAPTPGVGRLRPGARTRAPGLFLAGAWTATGWPATMEGAVRSGFSAAGAALSELGRTHRHPLREAA; encoded by the coding sequence ATGACGACATCCGGAAGCACGGCATCGCGCCACGCGGTCGTCGTCGGCGGCGGTATCGCCGGTGTGACCGCCGCGCTTCAGCTCGCAGACGCCGGGGTGCGGGTGACGCTCGTCGAGGGCCGCCCGCGCCTCGGAGGGCTCGCCTTCTCCTTCACCCGCGGCGAGTTGACCGTCGACAACGGCCAGCATGTGTACCTGCGCTGCTGCACGGCGTACCGGTGGTTCCTCGACCGGGTCGACGGCGCCGACCTCGCCCCCGTACAGGACCGGCTCGACGTTCCCGTACTCGACGTGGGACGCGCGGGCCGGCCCCGGGTCGGACGGCTGAGCCGCAACGCCCTGCCCGTACCGCTGCATCTCGCCGGCGGACTCGCCACCTACCCGCACCTCTCGCTCGCCGAGAAGGCCTCCGTAGGACGCGCCGCGCTGGCGCTCAAGGCGCTCGACCCGGCCGACCCCGCCCTCGACGGCGTCGACTTCGCGACCTGGCTCGGCCGCCACGGCCAGTCGGCGCGCGCCGTCGAGGCGTTGTGGAACCTCGTCTGCGTCGCCACCCTCAACGTCCGCGCCGAGCAGGCCTCCATGGGCCTGGCCGCGATGGTCTTCAAGACCGGACTGCTCTCCGAGCGCGGCGCCGCCGACATCGGCTGGGCCCGGGTGCCGCTCGGTGAACTGCACGACACACTCGCCCGCAAGGCCCTCGACGCGGCGGGCGTACGGACCGAACTACGCACCCGCGTCTCGGCAGTGACCCGCACCGGGGACGGCCGCTGGAGCGTCGACGTACCGGGCGAGCGCATCGAGGCGGACACGGTGATCCTCGCCGTACCGCAGAGCGAGACCCACGCGCTGCTGCCGGACGGCGCGCTCGACCAGCCGAGCCGCCTTCTCGACATCGGCACGTCGCCGATCCTCAACGTCCACGTCGTCTACGACCGCAAGGTGCTGCGCCGCCCCTTCTTCGCCGCACTCGGCACCCCCGTCCAGTGGGTCTTCGACCGGACGGACGCCTCGGGGCTGAAGGAGGGGCAGTACGTGGCGCTGTCGCAGTCGGCGGTCGCGGACGAGATCGACCTGCCCGTCGCGGAGCTTCGCGCGCGCTATCTGCCCGAGCTGAAACGTCTTCTGCCGGCCGCGCGGAGCGCCGAGGTGCGGGACTTCTTCGTGACGCGTGAGCGCACGGCGACGTTCGCACCCACGCCCGGTGTCGGGCGGCTGAGACCCGGCGCGCGGACGCGCGCACCCGGCCTCTTTCTGGCGGGGGCGTGGACCGCGACCGGCTGGCCAGCGACTATGGAGGGCGCGGTCCGCAGCGGATTCAGCGCGGCGGGCGCGGCCCTGTCCGAACTCGGCCGCACCCATCGGCATCCCCTCCGGGAGGCCGCGTGA
- the hpnD gene encoding presqualene diphosphate synthase HpnD: MSRIVEGQSPVSAPVQAAYSYCETVTGQQARNFAYGIRLLPADKRQAMSALYAFSRRVDDIGDGTLEPGAKQSRLEDTRDLLGRIRNGGVEEDDTDPVAVALTDAARRFPLPLGGLDELIDGVLMDVKGETYETWDDLKIYCRCVAGAIGRLSLGVFGTDSTGPGAERASEYADTLGLALQLTNILRDVREDAGNGRTYLPADDLAKFGCSAGFDSATPPAGSDFAGLVHFEARRARALFAEGYRLLPMLDRRSGACVAAMAGIYRRLLDRIERDPEAVLRGRVSLPGREKAYVAVRGLSGFDARNISRQAVRRRS, translated from the coding sequence GTGAGCCGGATCGTGGAGGGACAGTCCCCCGTGTCGGCGCCGGTACAGGCCGCGTACAGCTACTGCGAGACCGTCACCGGGCAGCAGGCCCGTAATTTCGCCTACGGCATCCGGCTGCTGCCCGCCGACAAACGGCAGGCCATGTCGGCGCTGTACGCGTTCTCGCGGCGCGTCGACGACATCGGCGACGGCACGCTGGAGCCCGGGGCCAAGCAGTCGAGACTTGAGGACACCCGTGACCTCCTCGGCCGGATCAGGAACGGCGGCGTCGAGGAGGACGACACCGACCCCGTCGCCGTCGCGCTCACCGACGCGGCCCGCCGCTTCCCGCTCCCGCTCGGCGGGCTCGACGAACTGATCGACGGCGTCCTGATGGACGTCAAGGGTGAGACGTACGAGACATGGGACGACCTCAAGATCTACTGCCGGTGCGTCGCCGGAGCCATCGGACGGCTCTCGCTCGGGGTGTTCGGCACCGACTCCACCGGGCCCGGCGCGGAGCGTGCGTCCGAGTACGCCGACACCCTCGGTCTGGCGCTCCAGTTGACCAACATCCTGCGTGACGTGCGCGAGGACGCGGGCAACGGGCGCACCTATCTGCCCGCCGACGATCTCGCCAAGTTCGGCTGCTCGGCCGGGTTCGACAGCGCGACGCCGCCCGCCGGTTCCGACTTCGCCGGGCTCGTGCACTTCGAGGCCAGACGGGCCCGCGCGCTGTTCGCCGAGGGCTACCGGCTGCTGCCCATGCTCGACCGGCGCAGCGGCGCCTGCGTCGCCGCCATGGCGGGCATCTACCGCAGGCTGCTCGACCGCATCGAACGCGACCCCGAGGCCGTCCTGCGCGGCCGGGTCTCGCTGCCCGGACGCGAGAAGGCGTACGTCGCGGTACGCGGCCTCTCCGGTTTTGACGCCAGGAACATCTCCCGGCAGGCCGTCAGGAGGCGATCGTGA
- the hpnC gene encoding squalene synthase HpnC, with the protein MTGASQRQTETSARATLDKASGENFPVAPFFVPRAWREDLMAVYGFARLVDDIGDGDLAPGGADARHLGLDPAATDDRLAMLDAFETDLRRVFDPAGPAPGHPLLGLLTPTVRRHDLTPEPFLRLIEANRQDQSVRRYGTYDDLLAYCELSANPVGRLVLAITGTATPERVRRSDAVCTALQIVEHLQDVTEDLASDRIYLPADDMKRFHVTEEDLAAPTANASVRSLIAFEADRAGQLLDEGGPLVHSVRGRLRLLLAGFVGGGRAALSSVAAVGHDVLPGPPRATTPRLLREVGAVLRKTHRKG; encoded by the coding sequence GTGACGGGCGCCTCCCAGAGGCAGACCGAGACCTCCGCGCGGGCCACGCTCGACAAGGCGTCGGGTGAGAACTTCCCCGTCGCCCCCTTCTTCGTGCCTCGCGCCTGGCGCGAGGATCTGATGGCCGTCTACGGCTTCGCCCGCCTCGTCGACGACATCGGCGACGGCGACCTCGCCCCCGGCGGCGCCGACGCCCGCCACCTCGGCCTCGACCCCGCGGCGACGGACGACAGGCTCGCCATGCTGGACGCCTTCGAGACCGACCTGCGCCGGGTGTTCGACCCCGCGGGACCGGCCCCCGGCCACCCGCTGCTCGGACTGCTCACGCCGACCGTACGGCGCCACGACCTCACCCCCGAGCCGTTCCTCCGCCTGATCGAGGCCAACCGCCAGGACCAGTCCGTACGCCGCTACGGCACCTACGACGACCTCCTCGCCTACTGCGAACTCTCGGCCAATCCCGTCGGCCGTCTCGTCCTCGCGATCACCGGCACCGCGACCCCCGAGCGCGTCCGCCGCTCCGACGCCGTCTGCACCGCGCTCCAGATCGTCGAACATCTCCAGGACGTCACCGAGGACCTGGCGAGCGACCGGATCTATCTGCCCGCCGACGACATGAAGCGGTTCCATGTCACCGAGGAGGACCTCGCCGCGCCGACGGCGAACGCGTCCGTCCGGAGCCTGATCGCCTTCGAGGCCGACCGCGCCGGTCAACTCCTCGACGAGGGAGGGCCGTTGGTCCACAGCGTCCGGGGCAGGCTCAGACTTCTGCTGGCCGGATTCGTCGGCGGGGGGCGTGCCGCTCTCTCCTCGGTCGCCGCCGTGGGACACGATGTACTGCCCGGACCGCCCAGAGCGACCACACCACGTCTGCTGCGTGAAGTGGGAGCAGTCCTGCGGAAAACGCACAGAAAGGGGTGA
- a CDS encoding ABC transporter ATP-binding protein yields the protein MADPIEQGRIPTVIADDVHIVYRVNGGGGGKGNATAALSRILRRDKSQERGVRKVHAVRGVSFTAYRGEAIGLIGTNGSGKSTLLRAIAGLLPTEHGKVFTDGQPSLLGVNAALMNDLTGERNVILGGLAMGMSREQVRERYQSIVDFSGINEKGDFITLPMRTYSSGMAARLRFSIAAAKDHDVLMIDEALATGDRKFQIRSEARIRELRKEAGTVFLVSHSNKSIRDTCDRVLWLERGELLMDGPTDEVLKAYERETGK from the coding sequence GTGGCTGACCCCATCGAGCAGGGACGTATCCCCACCGTCATCGCCGACGACGTGCACATCGTGTACCGCGTCAACGGCGGCGGTGGCGGCAAGGGCAACGCGACCGCGGCGCTGAGCCGCATACTCAGGCGCGACAAGAGCCAGGAGCGCGGAGTCCGCAAGGTCCACGCCGTGCGAGGTGTCAGCTTCACCGCGTACCGCGGCGAGGCGATCGGCCTCATCGGCACCAACGGCTCCGGCAAGTCGACCCTGCTGCGCGCCATCGCCGGACTGCTGCCCACGGAGCACGGCAAGGTGTTCACCGACGGTCAGCCCTCGCTGCTCGGTGTGAACGCCGCGCTGATGAACGACCTCACCGGCGAGCGCAACGTCATCCTCGGCGGTCTGGCCATGGGAATGTCGCGCGAGCAGGTGCGGGAGCGCTACCAGTCGATCGTCGACTTCTCCGGCATCAACGAGAAGGGCGACTTCATAACCCTGCCGATGCGCACATATTCATCCGGCATGGCCGCCCGGCTCCGCTTCTCCATCGCGGCGGCCAAGGACCATGACGTCCTGATGATCGACGAGGCGCTGGCCACCGGCGACCGCAAGTTCCAGATCCGCTCCGAGGCGCGGATCCGCGAGCTGCGCAAGGAGGCGGGCACGGTCTTCCTGGTCAGTCACAGCAACAAGTCGATCAGGGACACCTGTGACCGGGTGCTGTGGCTGGAGAGGGGCGAGCTCCTGATGGACGGCCCGACGGACGAGGTGCTCAAGGCGTACGAGAGGGAGACCGGCAAGTAG
- a CDS encoding ABC transporter permease, with amino-acid sequence MSETTHDGAIAMSAPPSPDDGLSSAELAAKYGLSVSGARPGLAEYVRKLWGRRHFIFAFSQAKLTAQYSQAKLGQLWQVATPLLNAFVYFLIFGLILNAGRGMEIRVYIPFLVTGVFVFAFTQTSVMAGVKSISGNLGLVRALHFPRASLPISFALQQLQQLLFSMIVLLAVVVAFGSLPGLSWLLVLPVLVLQFFFNTGLALIMARLGSKTPDLAQLMPFIMRTWMYASGVMFSIPLMLANKPDWPSWIVDVLQYNPAAIYMDLIRFALIDGYGSENLPQHVWASGLAWSLLVGIAGFVYFWKAEERYGRG; translated from the coding sequence GTGAGTGAGACAACCCATGACGGCGCGATCGCGATGAGCGCCCCGCCGTCTCCCGACGACGGTCTGTCCTCGGCCGAACTGGCCGCCAAGTACGGCCTGTCGGTGAGCGGTGCCCGTCCGGGACTGGCCGAGTACGTCCGCAAGCTGTGGGGCCGGCGCCATTTCATCTTCGCCTTCTCGCAGGCGAAGCTGACGGCCCAGTACAGCCAGGCGAAGCTCGGACAGCTCTGGCAGGTGGCGACCCCGCTGCTCAATGCCTTCGTCTACTTCTTGATCTTCGGCCTGATCCTGAACGCCGGCCGGGGGATGGAGATCCGCGTCTACATCCCGTTCCTGGTGACGGGCGTGTTCGTGTTCGCCTTCACCCAGACGTCCGTGATGGCGGGCGTGAAGTCGATCTCGGGCAACCTCGGGCTGGTGCGCGCCCTGCACTTCCCCCGGGCCTCGCTGCCCATCTCCTTCGCGCTCCAGCAGCTCCAGCAGCTGCTGTTCTCGATGATCGTGCTGCTGGCCGTGGTGGTTGCCTTCGGCAGCCTCCCGGGCCTGTCCTGGCTGCTGGTGCTGCCTGTCCTGGTGCTCCAGTTCTTCTTCAACACCGGCCTGGCGCTGATCATGGCGCGGCTGGGAAGCAAGACGCCGGACCTCGCGCAGCTCATGCCGTTCATCATGCGCACCTGGATGTACGCGTCCGGCGTGATGTTCTCGATCCCCCTGATGCTGGCGAACAAGCCGGACTGGCCGAGCTGGATCGTCGACGTCCTCCAGTACAACCCCGCCGCCATCTACATGGACCTCATCCGCTTCGCGCTGATCGACGGTTACGGCTCCGAGAACCTGCCCCAGCATGTGTGGGCGTCGGGTCTCGCCTGGTCGCTGCTCGTCGGCATCGCCGGCTTTGTGTACTTCTGGAAGGCTGAGGAACGGTACGGCCGTGGCTGA
- a CDS encoding glycosyltransferase family 2 protein: protein MRLGAVIITMGNRPDDLRALIDSVAKQDGDPIDVVVVGNGAPTGDVPDGVRTVELPENLGIPGGRNVGIEAFGPGGCDVDVLLFLDDDGLLPGADTAELVREAFAADPVLGIVSFRIADPDTGLTQRRHVPRLRASDPMRSSRVTTFLGGANAVRTRVIAEVGSLPGDFFYAHEETDLAWRALDAGWMIDYRADMVLFHPTMPPSRHAVYHRMVARNRVWLARRNLPAPVVPVYLGVWILLTLARRPTVPALKAWFGGFREGWTTPCGPRRPMKWRTVWRLTRLGRPPVI from the coding sequence ATGCGTCTCGGTGCGGTGATCATCACCATGGGCAACCGCCCCGACGACCTCCGCGCCCTGATCGACTCCGTCGCCAAGCAGGACGGCGACCCGATCGACGTCGTGGTCGTGGGCAACGGCGCCCCGACCGGCGATGTGCCCGACGGCGTACGCACCGTCGAGCTGCCCGAGAATCTCGGCATCCCCGGCGGCCGCAACGTCGGCATCGAGGCCTTCGGGCCGGGCGGCTGCGACGTGGACGTCCTGCTCTTCCTGGACGACGACGGGTTGCTGCCCGGCGCCGACACCGCCGAGCTGGTCCGTGAGGCGTTCGCCGCCGACCCGGTCCTCGGCATCGTCAGCTTCCGGATCGCCGACCCCGACACCGGGCTCACCCAGCGCCGCCACGTCCCCCGGCTGCGGGCCTCGGACCCGATGCGCTCGTCGCGGGTGACGACCTTCCTGGGCGGCGCCAACGCCGTCCGTACGCGGGTCATCGCCGAGGTCGGTTCCCTGCCGGGCGACTTCTTCTACGCCCACGAGGAGACCGACCTGGCCTGGCGGGCGCTGGACGCCGGCTGGATGATCGACTACCGCGCCGACATGGTCCTTTTCCACCCCACGATGCCGCCGTCACGGCACGCGGTCTACCACCGCATGGTGGCCCGCAACCGGGTCTGGCTCGCCCGCCGCAACCTGCCCGCGCCGGTCGTCCCCGTCTATCTCGGCGTCTGGATCCTGCTCACCCTGGCCCGGCGCCCCACCGTCCCGGCGCTCAAGGCATGGTTCGGCGGTTTCCGGGAAGGCTGGACGACTCCGTGCGGTCCCCGCCGGCCCATGAAGTGGCGTACGGTGTGGCGGCTGACCCGACTGGGCCGACCGCCTGTCATCTGA
- a CDS encoding CDP-alcohol phosphatidyltransferase family protein, whose protein sequence is MPRPSVAELRPVVHPPGVKDRRSGEHWGGRLYMREISLRVDRYLVNTRVTPNQLTYVMTVAGALAAPALLVPGIAGAVLGVLMVQLYLLLDCVDGEVARWKKQYSMTGVYLDRVAAYLCDAAVLVGFGLRAADLWGSGRIDWLWAFLGTLAALGAILIKAETDLVGVARHQQGLAPVKEAASEPRSSGMALARRAAGALKFHRLILGIEASLLILVLAILDSVRGDLFFSRLGVAVLAGIALVQTLLHLVSVLASSRLR, encoded by the coding sequence ATGCCAAGACCATCAGTAGCTGAACTCCGTCCGGTCGTTCACCCCCCGGGCGTCAAGGACCGGCGGAGCGGCGAGCACTGGGGGGGCCGGCTCTACATGCGCGAGATCTCCCTGCGCGTCGACCGGTACCTGGTGAACACACGGGTCACGCCCAACCAGCTGACCTATGTGATGACCGTCGCCGGCGCCCTGGCCGCCCCCGCCCTCCTGGTGCCGGGGATCGCGGGCGCGGTACTCGGCGTGCTGATGGTCCAGCTCTATCTGCTGCTGGACTGCGTCGACGGTGAGGTCGCCCGCTGGAAGAAGCAGTACTCGATGACCGGGGTGTATCTGGACCGGGTCGCCGCCTATCTGTGCGACGCCGCTGTCCTGGTCGGCTTCGGGCTGCGCGCCGCCGACCTGTGGGGCTCGGGGCGGATCGACTGGCTGTGGGCCTTCCTCGGTACGCTCGCCGCCCTCGGCGCCATCCTGATCAAGGCGGAGACCGACCTGGTCGGCGTCGCCCGCCATCAGCAGGGCCTGGCCCCCGTGAAGGAGGCGGCCTCCGAGCCGCGCTCGTCCGGCATGGCGCTGGCCCGCAGGGCCGCAGGGGCGCTGAAGTTCCACCGGCTCATCCTCGGCATCGAGGCGTCCCTGCTGATCCTGGTCCTGGCGATCCTGGACTCGGTCAGGGGCGACCTGTTCTTCTCCCGCCTCGGCGTCGCCGTGCTGGCCGGCATCGCCCTCGTACAGACACTGCTGCACCTGGTGTCCGTACTCGCCTCCAGCAGGCTGAGGTGA
- a CDS encoding iron-containing alcohol dehydrogenase family protein, which yields MPVLTRLIPSPVVVDITSGAMDDLAGLLADQRISASGRLALAVSGGSGQALREKLAPLLPDADWFLVADGTIDCAVKLADDIKGKRYDAVVGLGGGKIIDVAKYAAARVGLPMVAVATNLSHDGICSPIATLDNDNGRGSYGVPTPIAIVVDLDVIRDAPARFIRSGIGDALSNLSAIADWELSHEITGEPVDGLAAAMGRTAGEAVLRHPGTVGNDAFLTVLAEALVLTGIAMSISGDSRPSSGACHEISHAFDLLHPKRAASHGEQVGIGAAFAMHLRGAREQSGLIAEVLRRHEMPVLPEQIGFTADEFVRAVEYAPQTRPGRFTILEHLDLSTDQIRDAYADYAKTISS from the coding sequence GTGCCAGTACTGACCCGACTCATCCCGTCCCCGGTCGTCGTCGACATCACCAGCGGCGCCATGGACGACCTCGCCGGCCTCCTCGCCGACCAGCGGATCTCCGCGTCCGGCAGGCTCGCCCTCGCCGTCAGCGGCGGCTCCGGCCAGGCGCTGCGCGAGAAGCTGGCGCCCCTGCTGCCCGACGCCGACTGGTTCCTGGTCGCGGACGGCACGATCGACTGCGCGGTCAAGCTTGCCGACGACATAAAGGGCAAGCGGTACGACGCGGTCGTCGGGCTCGGCGGCGGCAAGATCATCGACGTCGCGAAGTACGCGGCGGCCCGCGTGGGCCTGCCGATGGTGGCCGTCGCCACCAACCTCTCGCACGACGGCATCTGCTCGCCGATCGCCACCCTGGACAACGACAACGGCCGTGGCTCGTACGGCGTCCCGACGCCCATCGCCATCGTCGTGGACCTCGACGTCATCCGTGACGCCCCGGCCCGCTTCATCCGCTCCGGCATCGGCGACGCGCTCTCCAACCTCTCCGCCATCGCCGACTGGGAGCTGTCCCACGAGATCACCGGCGAGCCCGTGGACGGCCTGGCCGCCGCCATGGGCCGGACCGCCGGCGAGGCCGTCCTGCGCCACCCCGGCACCGTCGGCAACGACGCGTTCCTCACCGTCCTGGCTGAGGCGCTCGTCCTCACCGGTATCGCCATGTCGATCAGCGGCGACTCCCGCCCGTCGTCCGGCGCCTGCCACGAGATCAGCCACGCCTTCGACCTGCTCCACCCCAAGAGGGCGGCCAGCCACGGCGAGCAGGTCGGGATCGGCGCCGCCTTCGCGATGCATCTGCGCGGCGCCCGCGAGCAGTCCGGGCTCATCGCCGAGGTCCTGCGCAGACATGAGATGCCGGTGCTGCCCGAGCAGATCGGCTTCACCGCCGACGAGTTCGTGCGGGCCGTCGAATACGCGCCCCAGACCAGACCGGGCCGCTTCACGATCCTCGAGCACCTCGACCTGTCCACCGACCAGATCAGGGACGCGTACGCCGACTATGCCAAGACCATCAGTAGCTGA
- a CDS encoding phosphocholine cytidylyltransferase family protein, with amino-acid sequence MIGLVLAAGAGRRLRPYTDTLPKALVPVDGDTTVLDLTLGNFAEIGLTEAAIVVGYRKKAVYERKAALEAKYGLTLTLVDNDKAEEWNNAYSLWCARDIIKRGVILANGDTVHPVSVERTLLAARGDGRKIILALDAVKQLADEEMKVITEADNGVRRITKLMDPTTATGEYIGVTLIEPEAADELADALKATFERDPDLYYEDGYQELVDRGFTIDVAPIGDVPWVEIDNHDDLAKGRVIACQY; translated from the coding sequence ATGATCGGCCTTGTCCTGGCAGCCGGTGCCGGAAGGCGTCTGCGCCCCTACACCGACACGCTCCCCAAGGCCCTCGTGCCCGTGGACGGCGACACGACCGTCCTCGACCTGACGCTCGGCAACTTCGCGGAGATCGGGCTCACCGAGGCCGCGATCGTCGTCGGCTACCGCAAGAAGGCCGTGTACGAGCGCAAGGCGGCCCTGGAGGCGAAGTACGGCCTCACCCTCACCCTGGTCGACAACGACAAGGCCGAGGAGTGGAACAACGCCTACTCCCTGTGGTGCGCCCGCGACATCATCAAGCGCGGCGTGATCCTCGCCAACGGCGACACCGTCCACCCCGTCTCCGTCGAGCGCACGCTGCTCGCGGCCCGCGGCGACGGCCGGAAGATCATCCTCGCCCTCGACGCGGTGAAGCAGCTCGCCGACGAGGAGATGAAGGTCATCACCGAGGCGGACAACGGCGTACGCCGCATCACGAAGCTGATGGACCCCACCACCGCCACCGGCGAGTACATCGGAGTCACGCTCATCGAGCCCGAGGCCGCCGACGAACTCGCCGACGCCCTCAAGGCCACCTTCGAGCGCGACCCCGACCTCTACTACGAGGACGGCTACCAGGAACTCGTGGACAGAGGCTTCACCATCGACGTCGCCCCCATCGGCGACGTCCCCTGGGTGGAGATCGACAACCACGACGACCTCGCGAAGGGCCGTGTCATCGCGTGCCAGTACTGA